Proteins co-encoded in one Candidatus Thiodictyon syntrophicum genomic window:
- the metH gene encoding methionine synthase: MTTQARPTATFINVGERSNVTGSAVFKRLILDGKFDAALAVARAQVENGAQVIDINMDEAMLDSKAAMTRFLNLIAAEPDIARVPIMIDSSKWEVIEAGLKCVQGKAIVNSISMKEGEEAFRRQARKCRRYGAAIVVMAFDEQGQADTQERKFAICERAYRILVDELDFPPEDICFDPNIFAVATGIEEHNNYAVDFIEATRRIKAHLPHARVSGGVSNVSFSFRGNNPVREAIHSVFLYHAVRAGMDMGIVNAGQLAVYDDLPAELRTAVEDVILNRRPDATERLIDLAPKYKGDGSGMENKQDLSWRDRPVAKRIEHALIKGITDFIEADTEEARQTLGRPINVIEGPLMDGMNVVGDLFGEGKMFLPQVVKSARVMKRAVAYLEPFLAQEKSTGQTQGRILLATVKGDVHDIGKNIVGVVLQCNNYAVEDMGVMVPADRILARAREVKADIIGLSGLITPSLDEMVHVAREMQRQGFTVPLLIGGATTSKLHTAVKIEPHYAHPVVHVKDASRAVGVVGSLLSKDLKENYVAAIRTEYEEVRVRRAARDEARDLIPLAAAQANRTPIDWEHYQPPTPAEPGIQVFKDIPLAEIAAYIDWTFFFHAWQLKGRFPQILDDPEKGEEARKLHADALDMLHRIISERWLAAHAVIGLFPANAVGDDILVYADESRGDPLVTFHCLRKQGKQPAGRPNECLADFIAPADTGIPDYIGGFACTAGEGIDAHVKRFEAALDDYSALLLKALADRLAEALAEMLHQRVRTRHWRYAEDERLAADALIDEQYQGIRPALGYPACPDHTEKDLLWQLLDAERNTGIWLTESKAMVPTAAVSGLYFSHPDSRYFAVGKINRDQVSDYAERKGMPVAEIERWLGPNLAYDVE, translated from the coding sequence ATGACCACTCAAGCCCGTCCCACCGCCACCTTCATCAACGTCGGTGAGCGCAGCAATGTCACCGGCTCCGCCGTCTTCAAGCGCCTGATCCTGGACGGCAAGTTCGATGCCGCACTGGCCGTGGCGCGGGCCCAGGTGGAAAACGGCGCCCAGGTCATCGACATCAATATGGACGAGGCGATGCTGGACTCCAAGGCGGCCATGACCAGGTTTCTGAACCTGATCGCCGCGGAGCCGGACATCGCCCGGGTGCCGATCATGATCGACTCCTCCAAATGGGAGGTGATCGAGGCCGGACTCAAATGTGTCCAGGGCAAGGCGATCGTCAATTCGATCAGCATGAAGGAGGGCGAGGAGGCGTTCCGCCGCCAGGCGCGCAAGTGCCGGCGCTACGGGGCGGCCATCGTCGTCATGGCCTTCGACGAGCAGGGCCAGGCCGACACCCAGGAGCGCAAGTTCGCCATCTGTGAACGCGCCTACCGTATCCTGGTCGACGAACTCGACTTCCCGCCCGAGGACATCTGTTTCGACCCCAACATCTTCGCCGTCGCCACCGGGATCGAGGAGCACAACAACTACGCGGTGGACTTCATCGAGGCGACCCGCCGCATCAAGGCCCACCTGCCCCATGCCCGGGTCTCCGGCGGCGTCTCCAATGTCTCCTTCTCGTTCCGCGGCAACAACCCGGTACGCGAGGCGATCCATTCCGTATTCCTCTATCACGCGGTGCGTGCCGGCATGGATATGGGCATCGTCAACGCCGGCCAGTTGGCCGTCTATGACGACCTGCCGGCGGAGTTGCGCACGGCGGTGGAGGACGTGATCCTGAATCGCCGCCCGGACGCCACCGAACGCCTGATCGACCTGGCCCCCAAATACAAGGGCGACGGCTCGGGGATGGAGAACAAACAGGACCTGTCCTGGCGGGATAGACCGGTCGCCAAGCGTATCGAGCACGCCCTGATCAAGGGCATTACCGACTTCATCGAGGCCGATACGGAGGAGGCGCGCCAGACGCTCGGCCGGCCGATCAATGTGATCGAGGGCCCGCTCATGGACGGCATGAATGTCGTGGGCGACCTCTTCGGTGAGGGCAAAATGTTCCTGCCCCAGGTGGTCAAGTCCGCCCGTGTCATGAAGCGCGCGGTCGCCTATCTGGAGCCCTTCCTGGCGCAGGAGAAGAGCACCGGGCAGACCCAGGGCCGCATCCTGCTCGCCACCGTCAAGGGCGATGTGCACGACATCGGCAAGAACATCGTCGGCGTCGTCCTGCAATGCAACAATTATGCGGTGGAGGATATGGGCGTCATGGTCCCGGCGGACCGCATCCTGGCCCGGGCGCGCGAGGTCAAGGCGGATATCATCGGGCTCTCCGGGCTCATCACCCCGTCACTCGATGAGATGGTCCACGTCGCGCGCGAGATGCAGCGCCAGGGGTTCACGGTGCCGCTGCTGATCGGCGGCGCGACCACCTCCAAACTCCATACCGCGGTCAAGATCGAGCCCCACTACGCGCACCCGGTCGTGCATGTGAAAGACGCCTCCCGCGCCGTCGGCGTGGTGGGCAGCCTTCTGTCCAAAGACCTGAAGGAGAACTACGTGGCCGCCATCCGCACCGAATATGAAGAGGTCCGCGTGCGCCGCGCCGCCCGCGACGAGGCGCGGGACCTCATCCCGCTCGCCGCGGCCCAGGCCAACCGCACCCCCATCGACTGGGAGCATTACCAGCCGCCGACCCCGGCGGAGCCCGGCATCCAGGTCTTCAAGGACATCCCGCTCGCGGAGATCGCGGCCTATATCGACTGGACCTTCTTCTTCCATGCCTGGCAACTCAAGGGCCGCTTCCCCCAGATCCTGGACGACCCGGAAAAGGGCGAGGAGGCCCGCAAACTCCACGCCGATGCACTCGACATGCTGCACCGGATCATCTCGGAGCGGTGGCTCGCGGCCCACGCGGTGATCGGGCTCTTCCCGGCCAACGCGGTGGGCGATGACATCCTGGTCTATGCGGACGAGTCCCGGGGCGACCCCCTGGTCACCTTCCACTGCCTGCGCAAGCAGGGCAAGCAGCCCGCGGGTCGACCCAACGAGTGTCTGGCCGATTTCATCGCCCCGGCGGATACCGGCATCCCGGACTACATCGGCGGCTTCGCCTGCACCGCGGGCGAGGGCATCGACGCCCACGTCAAGCGCTTCGAGGCCGCACTCGACGACTATTCGGCCCTGCTGCTCAAGGCCCTGGCCGACCGCCTCGCCGAGGCCCTGGCCGAGATGCTCCATCAGCGCGTGCGCACCCGCCACTGGCGCTACGCCGAGGATGAACGCCTGGCCGCGGACGCCCTGATCGACGAGCAATACCAGGGCATCCGCCCGGCGCTGGGCTACCCCGCCTGCCCGGACCACACCGAAAAGGACCTGCTCTGGCAATTGCTCGACGCCGAGCGCAACACCGGCATCTGGCTCACCGAATCCAAGGCCATGGTCCCCACCGCCGCGGTCTCCGGGCTCTATTTCTCCCACCCCGACAGCCGCTATTTCGCCGTCGGCAAGATCAACCGCGACCAGGTCAGCGACTATGCCGAGCGTAAAGGGATGCCGGTGGCCGAGATCGAACGCTGGCTGGGGCCCAATCTCGCCTATGACGTGGAATGA
- a CDS encoding PIN domain-containing protein, giving the protein MTVRFFADSNVFIYAYDKDAGVKRTRAMALIDRAGGAAELAVSTQVLKEFYWVTTRRLNPPLPSKVAEMAVREFARYPLVVEDPPLILAAIARGRQDQIAFWDALIVEAARRAKARILYTEDLQHGRDFDGLMVENPFRELP; this is encoded by the coding sequence ATGACCGTCCGGTTTTTCGCCGATAGCAACGTCTTTATCTATGCCTACGATAAGGACGCCGGGGTCAAGCGAACCCGGGCCATGGCCCTGATCGACAGGGCCGGCGGAGCGGCTGAATTGGCTGTCAGTACCCAGGTCCTCAAGGAATTCTATTGGGTCACGACGCGGCGGCTGAACCCGCCATTACCCTCGAAGGTGGCTGAAATGGCCGTGCGGGAGTTTGCCCGCTACCCCTTGGTGGTGGAGGACCCCCCCCTGATTCTCGCCGCGATCGCGCGCGGTCGCCAGGATCAGATCGCCTTTTGGGACGCGCTGATCGTCGAAGCCGCCCGTCGCGCCAAGGCCCGCATCCTCTATACCGAAGACCTCCAACACGGCCGCGACTTCGACGGCCTGATGGTCGAAAACCCCTTTCGCGAGCTGCCATGA
- the hflD gene encoding high frequency lysogenization protein HflD — MAHDDQDRVTALAGIYQAVACVMRIARTGSADTAAMEPCIYSLLQIDAVDTAAVYGPPGAMANGARQLVAQLTGRPERDLELTRYAASVIRLERKLSAQPELLERIGEGIAGAAVLHERCPLLHPDVLARFADLYSETLSHLKPRILVRGASNHLQNPDNQVRIRALLLAAIRSARLWRQLGGSRWQILLGHKHLLMQARRYLDQASNRQPADCGPPTDTD; from the coding sequence ATGGCCCACGACGATCAGGACCGCGTGACCGCACTCGCCGGCATCTACCAGGCGGTCGCCTGTGTGATGCGTATCGCCCGCACCGGCAGCGCCGACACCGCGGCCATGGAGCCCTGCATCTACAGCCTGTTGCAAATCGACGCAGTGGACACCGCGGCGGTCTACGGCCCCCCCGGGGCCATGGCCAACGGGGCGCGCCAACTCGTCGCCCAGCTCACCGGCAGGCCCGAGCGCGATCTGGAGCTGACCCGCTATGCCGCCTCGGTCATCCGGCTGGAGCGTAAACTGTCCGCCCAGCCCGAGCTGCTGGAGCGCATCGGCGAGGGGATCGCGGGGGCCGCGGTGCTGCATGAACGCTGCCCCTTGCTGCACCCCGACGTCCTGGCCCGGTTCGCCGACCTCTACAGCGAGACCCTGAGCCACCTCAAACCCCGCATCCTGGTCCGCGGCGCCTCCAATCACCTCCAGAACCCGGACAACCAGGTGCGTATCCGCGCCCTGCTGCTCGCCGCCATCCGCTCCGCCCGGCTGTGGCGCCAGTTGGGCGGCAGTCGTTGGCAGATCCTGTTGGGGCACAAACACCTGCTGATGCAGGCGCGCCGCTATCTGGATCAGGCCAGCAATCGACAACCGGCGGATTGCGGACCCCCGACGGATACGGATTGA
- a CDS encoding BrnT family toxin yields the protein MDFLYEHHGATFVWDSDKAALNPGRHDGVTFKQAATVFFDPLFRLVPADRNAQARDAIIGYDETGRLLFVVHIVIKGDHIRIISARRATNEERRKHEHS from the coding sequence ATGGATTTCCTCTACGAGCACCATGGGGCGACCTTCGTCTGGGACAGCGACAAGGCTGCGCTCAACCCCGGTCGCCACGACGGGGTCACCTTCAAGCAGGCGGCGACCGTGTTTTTCGACCCACTATTTCGGCTGGTCCCGGCCGACCGCAACGCGCAAGCGCGCGATGCGATCATCGGGTATGACGAGACCGGCCGCCTGCTGTTCGTGGTGCATATCGTGATCAAGGGCGACCATATCCGCATCATTTCCGCCCGTCGGGCGACCAACGAGGAGCGGCGCAAACATGAGCATTCCTGA
- the mnmA gene encoding tRNA 2-thiouridine(34) synthase MnmA has protein sequence MIGLSGGVDSAVAAHRLIEQGYRVEALFMKNWEEDDAPGYCAAAQDLADATAVAQRLGIALRTVNFATEYWDQVFESFLADYRALRTPNPDVLCNREIKFRAFLDHALGLGADWIATGHYARITRDSDGCRLRLCADPNKDQTYFLYLLDQSQLGHALFPLADLTKPQVRTIARGLGLDNAEKRDSTGICFIGERRFRDFLARYLPREPGPIETPDGRRLGEHQGLTYYTIGQRQGLGVGGVLGGTDAPWFVAAKDPGRNALILVQGGDHPLLQSQSLAADHLHWIRGLPPGPLPFPCEARLRHRQPLQACIITMISDQGCEVRFVEPQRAVAPGQAVVFYAGDTCLGGATVERAMSP, from the coding sequence ATGATCGGTCTCTCCGGCGGGGTCGACTCCGCGGTCGCCGCCCACCGGCTGATCGAGCAGGGCTACCGGGTCGAGGCCCTGTTCATGAAGAACTGGGAGGAGGACGACGCGCCCGGTTACTGCGCCGCCGCCCAGGACCTGGCGGACGCCACGGCGGTCGCGCAACGGCTCGGCATCGCGTTGCGCACGGTCAACTTCGCGACCGAGTATTGGGACCAGGTATTCGAGTCGTTCCTGGCGGACTATCGTGCGCTACGCACCCCCAACCCGGACGTGCTGTGCAACCGCGAGATCAAGTTCCGCGCCTTCCTGGACCATGCCCTGGGGCTGGGGGCGGACTGGATCGCGACCGGTCACTATGCCCGCATCACCCGCGACTCGGACGGCTGCCGGTTGCGCCTGTGCGCCGACCCCAACAAGGACCAGACCTATTTCCTCTACCTGCTGGACCAATCCCAATTGGGCCATGCGCTGTTTCCGCTCGCCGACCTCACCAAGCCCCAGGTGCGCACCATCGCCCGCGGCCTTGGACTCGACAACGCCGAGAAACGCGACAGCACCGGGATCTGCTTCATCGGCGAGCGCCGCTTCCGCGACTTCCTCGCCCGCTACCTGCCGCGCGAACCCGGGCCGATCGAGACCCCGGACGGCCGCCGGCTGGGGGAGCACCAGGGGCTCACCTATTACACCATCGGCCAGCGCCAGGGGCTAGGGGTCGGCGGGGTGCTGGGCGGAACCGATGCCCCCTGGTTCGTCGCGGCCAAGGACCCGGGACGCAATGCGCTGATCCTGGTTCAGGGGGGAGACCACCCGCTGTTGCAGTCCCAGTCACTCGCCGCGGACCACTTGCACTGGATTCGCGGGTTGCCGCCCGGCCCCCTGCCCTTCCCCTGCGAGGCCCGGCTGCGCCATCGCCAGCCCTTACAGGCGTGCATTATCACAATGATCAGCGACCAGGGGTGCGAGGTGCGTTTTGTCGAGCCGCAGCGCGCGGTGGCGCCCGGGCAGGCGGTGGTCTTCTACGCCGGCGATACCTGCCTGGGCGGGGCGACGGTGGAGCGGGCGATGTCCCCGTAG
- a CDS encoding GIDE domain-containing protein, translating to MAPQWVHDLVVGLEPAQFWFLFGALAVGAPFLLYRGSQAFWRLRTITDTPTARIQSAPQGYVELAGLARPHLGQVQGPLTGRPCVWYRYRIEERGSGRNKGWHRIEGGESPAPFLLDDGSGQCIVDPTGAYVRLRRADRWTGPHRSPRSVEPTRWYQASDRYRYVEERIDDGDPLYCLGRFATPLRGPAERDQLQRALLRVWKQDPARLARIDTNGDGTISPQEWEQARSAAAALAERAEIKLSATPVLARLAATGDERQPFVISTFAEEDLAATLRWQALGYNAAFVAAAVAAVLSGLARFGG from the coding sequence ATGGCGCCCCAGTGGGTCCATGACCTGGTGGTCGGCCTGGAGCCGGCGCAGTTCTGGTTCCTGTTCGGCGCCCTGGCGGTCGGCGCGCCCTTCCTGCTGTACCGGGGCAGCCAGGCCTTTTGGCGGCTGCGCACCATCACCGATACCCCCACTGCCCGCATCCAATCCGCACCCCAGGGCTATGTCGAACTCGCCGGCCTGGCGCGCCCCCACCTGGGTCAGGTCCAGGGTCCACTGACCGGCCGGCCCTGCGTCTGGTACCGCTACCGCATCGAGGAGCGCGGCAGCGGGCGCAACAAAGGGTGGCACCGCATTGAGGGCGGCGAGTCCCCCGCGCCCTTCCTGCTCGACGACGGCAGCGGACAGTGTATCGTCGACCCGACCGGCGCCTATGTCCGCCTGCGCCGGGCGGACCGGTGGACCGGCCCGCACCGCAGCCCGCGCAGCGTGGAGCCGACCAGGTGGTATCAGGCCAGCGACCGGTATCGCTATGTCGAGGAGCGCATCGATGACGGCGACCCGCTCTATTGCCTGGGCCGCTTCGCGACCCCGCTACGCGGCCCCGCCGAGCGCGACCAGTTGCAGCGCGCCCTGCTCAGGGTCTGGAAGCAGGACCCGGCGCGCCTGGCCCGCATCGACACGAACGGCGACGGCACCATCAGCCCGCAGGAGTGGGAGCAGGCTCGCAGTGCCGCTGCCGCCCTGGCCGAGCGCGCTGAGATCAAGCTCAGTGCGACCCCGGTGCTGGCCCGGCTGGCAGCCACCGGCGACGAACGCCAGCCCTTCGTGATCTCCACCTTCGCCGAGGAGGACCTGGCCGCCACCTTGCGGTGGCAGGCCCTGGGATATAACGCGGCGTTCGTAGCAGCGGCGGTGGCGGCGGTCTTGAGCGGACTGGCGCGGTTCGGCGGATGA
- a CDS encoding LemA family protein, giving the protein MGITALILLALLLAAVVYTIQIYNNLVRLKHAVTLAWSNIDVALKQRHDEIPKLVEVCKQYMGYERETLERVVRARGSVAEASRRQDMRALGAAETDLRAGLGQLFALAENYPQLKANEGFQQLSQRVSHLEDTIADRRELYNDSVNLNNVRIEQFPDLLVARVMGARPRELLEFAQERADLDLKALFG; this is encoded by the coding sequence ATGGGAATCACCGCCCTGATCCTTCTTGCGCTGCTCCTGGCGGCGGTGGTCTACACGATCCAGATCTACAACAACCTGGTGCGCCTCAAGCACGCAGTGACGCTCGCCTGGTCCAATATCGACGTGGCGTTGAAGCAGCGCCACGACGAGATCCCGAAGCTCGTTGAGGTCTGCAAACAGTACATGGGCTATGAGCGCGAGACGCTGGAGCGCGTGGTGCGCGCCCGCGGGTCGGTGGCGGAGGCGAGCCGCCGCCAGGACATGCGCGCCCTGGGGGCGGCGGAGACGGATCTCCGCGCCGGGCTCGGGCAGTTGTTCGCCCTGGCGGAGAATTACCCGCAGCTCAAGGCCAACGAGGGCTTCCAGCAGCTCTCGCAGCGTGTCTCCCATCTGGAGGACACCATCGCCGACCGCCGTGAGCTGTACAACGACAGCGTGAACCTCAACAACGTCCGCATCGAGCAGTTCCCGGACCTGCTGGTCGCCCGCGTCATGGGCGCCCGGCCCCGCGAACTCCTGGAGTTCGCTCAGGAACGCGCGGATCTGGACCTCAAGGCCCTGTTCGGCTGA
- a CDS encoding PEP-CTERM sorting domain-containing protein, which yields MLLTIAAPSHATRMLVSGNAMDGSNTNLTNAITGVALQAVFVAPSGFAATDLAGFDAVWLDGFSKYHWSSGDDLSAKLGTFMAAGGNVFVQNPGFGSEELALYPLGAQLAASFTYPPGIEGISIVDTTGPLGANHAINQGLVDAGLSDWDVSAYGYFTSIGAFTGLTDTGTAGQWITIASQVGSGYLVYTQQGVSQFLGTGSDTGAGGRDQAARFLSNVVTLSAAAPEPSIVSLVLFGLGLTGLLGAKRHERVTPRGARPGLPVRP from the coding sequence TTGCTGCTGACGATCGCCGCGCCGTCCCACGCCACGAGGATGCTGGTGTCCGGAAACGCGATGGACGGGTCCAATACGAATTTGACGAATGCCATCACCGGCGTTGCGTTGCAGGCGGTGTTTGTTGCGCCCAGCGGCTTCGCCGCCACGGACCTGGCCGGTTTCGATGCGGTATGGCTCGATGGTTTCAGCAAATATCATTGGTCATCGGGGGACGACCTGTCAGCGAAACTCGGGACCTTCATGGCGGCCGGGGGCAACGTCTTCGTGCAAAACCCAGGGTTCGGTTCCGAAGAGCTTGCGCTTTATCCGTTAGGGGCGCAACTGGCCGCCAGTTTCACCTATCCGCCCGGTATTGAAGGGATATCCATTGTCGATACCACCGGCCCATTGGGTGCCAATCACGCGATAAACCAAGGGTTGGTTGATGCCGGGCTCAGCGACTGGGATGTATCGGCCTATGGCTATTTCACCAGCATCGGCGCCTTTACCGGCCTGACCGACACCGGTACGGCTGGGCAATGGATCACGATCGCGAGCCAAGTCGGCAGCGGCTACCTGGTCTACACCCAACAAGGGGTCAGCCAGTTTCTCGGCACCGGCAGTGACACCGGGGCCGGGGGCCGCGACCAAGCGGCACGCTTTCTGAGTAATGTGGTGACGCTCAGTGCGGCGGCGCCGGAGCCCTCCATCGTCAGCCTGGTTCTTTTCGGCCTGGGGCTGACCGGGCTGCTTGGCGCCAAGCGGCATGAGCGGGTTACTCCAAGAGGGGCGCGGCCGGGATTGCCGGTTCGTCCTTAA